A section of the Castanea sativa cultivar Marrone di Chiusa Pesio chromosome 12, ASM4071231v1 genome encodes:
- the LOC142618566 gene encoding uncharacterized protein LOC142618566: MMGYGSYGYVSSSSTSNLSALAPPFTVDRSAVPKPISNPLVDLNDSPYGVPLNPSLHNWLPSHYPNSRTDFFSNHTSEFDPFPSSDAFRYPGLEEIKSPNTHLSPVNPIAPAASSDAFLYGQCSDGVATSILEAKPYYPTYVPPAAQGSSSPLVVPDDISYDWFSSSHVPALDGSSHNEYTQSSLDYTALWGDSWSRFGDWDHGKQVELDGSFCSKGSSVAGSSIYKNYMNKGNTHEESSHIIDMLGWEKDGRCVSMEQSNDKSFSGSKPRIMPFDYSKSSLSDRTSVLPENHPEAPSYKLVTNSSKRQVPFSASYGKDTREHDASLSGSASFVTSSPSLVIRPPDVVTTISASNKGPLKDVNFRTDAADPDLHGNNPSYVNELHPLLSSEGRVRFDASQLRIHLDRNDPVSVESFSAKDKELSMDKSISEDALDQIFKAKSGVQISHTSSDGFNLPLEFTQAINSVENSSESLDHYNPAVDSPCWKGAPIGCFSPFEASKAVSSQYLKTLESCNNSDFQLPQFFPFNIDDAVKLSSQNPIEKTVYHEFGSLENSLAASPKRPSVANLTFSECRSDDAAKAGSFYSKESCGYGVQHSDKAFEPGKDDASPSQSTGYLDLKSLLTMQHLEESTVTSEKKYSSETCVVDAGSNRNNTSRSGASNVPFHGTEDALSSLASVEDASAKLTKLHKADSTSKIDVQMLVNTIYNLSEMLLFHSSNDSIELKEGDHESLKNVILNLHQCLLKGTEQKLPTPESLFPEQGTSQYLEELPKLHKEVSGDRPRLAKEAAIIAQDQLDHQCLHEEKHHHIVSVNKNEKVSDSVCVKGDANMVKEDNMTQAIMKVLNDNFKYEEDMQPKSLLYKNLWLEAEAELCSVNYKARYNRMKIEMEKSELDKTKDVSENTMNVEKELRSKVSHEMNTVDKLAPEARGGVSPVISIQDTPSIPDVMFRYSILNDRIDHLNSATDVEGPSSSKVYPDLNKVDQLASETAEEKSLTQDISIQNSPIIDTTCHADSVMARFHILKCRVENSNSVTSTDVEEPSSIDVIPDLINVDKLVPEATEVKGSPIPDVSTQNSPVSTLSRHTEDVESSVMARFHVLKHRIDNVNSMDVKRQEFPEVFHFGFAGESKHRPIIRDKSEDGSVDVTLAPVLQHHSADSSEGSLTVKEFYLCKDDPVIQPCQSNRLGDPLPAGWFDTTSDWEHVMKEDFEE; encoded by the exons atgatgGGTTATGGGTCTTATGGTTATGTATCTTCATCATCAACTTCAAATTTGTCAGCTTTAGCTCCACCTTTTACTGTTGATCGGTCTGCTGTTCCAAAACCCATTTCAAATCCACTTGTGGATTTGAATGATTCCCCTTATGGTGTTCCCCTGAATCCTTCTCTGCACAATTGGCTCCCTTCCCACTATCCCAATTCTAGAACCGATTTCTTTTCCAACCACACGTCAGAATTTGATCCTTTTCCTTCATCTGATGCGTTTCGATACCCGGGCTTGGAGGAGATTAAGTCACCCAATACCCATTTGTCTCCAGTGAACCCTATAGCACCTGCTGCATCTTCTGATGCATTCTTGTATGGTCAATGCTCGGATGGTGTTGCCACGAGTATTCTTGAAGCTAAACCATATTATCCCACATATGTCCCACCTGCAGCTCAAGGCTCTAGTAGTCCATTGGTGGTTCCTGATGATATTAGTTATGATTGGTTTTCGAGTTCCCATGTTCCAGCCTTAGATGGGTCCTCTCACAATGAATACACTCAGTCCAGTTTGGATTATACTGCCCTTTGGGGTGACTCATGGAGTAGATTTGGAGACTGGGATCATGGTAAACAGGTGGAACTTGATGGGAGTTTCTGCTCAAAGGGGTCGAGTGTAGCTGGTTCATCCATTTACAAGAATTATATGAACAAAG gtaacaCACATGAAGAATCTTCCCATATCATTGATATGTTAGGTTGGGAAAAGGATGGTAGGTGTGTAAGCATGGAGCAGTCAAATGATAAATCCTTCTCAGGTTCAAAACCCAGAATCATGCCTTTTGATTAttcaaaatcatctctctcAGATCGTACTTCAGTACTTCCAGAAAACCACCCTGAGGCACCATCCTATAAACTAGTCACAAATTCCAGTAAACGTCAAGTACCATTCAGTGCTTCATATGGGAAAGACACAAGAGAGCATGATGCTAGTCTGAGTGGTAGTGCATCATTTGTGACATCTTCGCCTTCGCTTGTCATTAGACCTCCAGATGTTGTCACCACCATTTCTGCATCAAATAAAGGTCCATTAAAGGATGTGAATTTTAGGACTGATGCAGCTGATCCTGATCTTCATGGTAATAATCCCTCTTATGTGAATGAACTGCATCCCTTGTTAAGTTCTGAAGGCAGAGTTCGGTTTGATGCCAGCCAACTCAGAATTCATTTAGACAGAAATGATCCTGTTAGTGTGGAATCATTCTCAGCAAAAGACAAAGAGCTGTCAATGGACAAAAGCATTTCTGAGGATGCTTTGGATCAAATATTCAAAGCAAAATCTGGAGTTCAAATTTCTCATACAAGTTCAGATGGATTCAATTTGCCCCTTGAATTTACCCAAGCCATCAATTCTGTTGAGAATTCTTCTGAGAGCTTAGATCATTATAACCCTGCTGTGGACTCACCATGCTGGAAAGGAGCACCAATTGGTTGTTTTTCACCATTTGAAGCTTCTAAGGCTGTCAGTTCTCAGTACCTGAAGACATTAGAATCATGCAATAATTCAGATTTTCAACTGCCTCAGTTTTTCCCTTTCAATATTGATGATGCTGTAAAACTCTCCTCACAAAATCCAATTGAGAAGACAGTGTATCATGAATTTGGATCTCTGGAAAATAGTTTAGCTGCTTCTCCAAAGAGGCCTTCAGTTGCTAATTTAACATTTAGTGAATGCAGATCAGATGATGCTGCTAAAGCGGGATCCTTTTATTCTAAAGAAAGCTGTGGCTATGGGGTTCAACATTCTGATAAAGCTTTTGAACCTGGGAAAGATGATGCTTCACCCAGCCAGTCTACAGGTTATTTGGACTTAAAATCTTTACTCACAATGCAACATCTTGAAGAAAGTACTGTAACATCTGAAAAAAAGTACTCATCAGAGACTTGTGTTGTGGATGCTGGATCAAATAGAAACAATACCTCAAGATCTGGTGCATCAAATGTGCCATTCCATGGCACTGAAGATGCTCTGTCTTCACTGGCTTCTGTTGAAGATGCTTCTGCTAAGCTTACCAAATTGCATAAGGCAGATTCAACTTCAAAAATAGATGTCCAGATGTTGGTTAATACGATTTATAACCTGTCTGAAATGCTTTTATTTCACTCTTCAAATGATTCAATTGAACTGAAGGAAGGAGACCATGAGTCTCTTAAAAATGTCATCCTTAATCTTCATCAATGTTTATTAAAGGGCACTGAACAAAAGCTTCCAACACCAGAATCACTGTTTCCTGAGCAAGGCACATCTCAATATCTTGAAGAGTTACCCAAGCTTCACAAG GAAGTGAGTGGGGACAGGCCTAGGTTGGCAAAGGAGGCGGCGATCATCGCTCAGGATCAGCTTGACCATCAGTGTCTACATGAGGAAAAGCATCATCATATTGTGTCTGTTAATAAAAATGAGAAGGTATCAGATTCTGTTTGTGTGAAGGGTGATGCTAACATGGTGAAAGAAGATAATATGACCCAG GCTATTATGAAGGTTCTCaatgataattttaaatatgaGGAAGATATGCAGCCAAAGAGCCTCTTGTATAAGAATTTATGGCTTGAGGCAGAAGCTGAATTATGTTCCGTTAACTATAAAGCTCGCTATAATCGCATGAAGATTGAAATGGAGAAATCTGAGTTGGACAAGACAAAAG ATGTGTCAGAAAATACTATGAATGTGGAGAAAGAACTAAGATCCAAGGTTTCTCATGAAATGAACACTGTTGACAAATTGGCACCTGAGGCTAGGGGTGGCGTCTCCCCTGTTATTTCCATCCAGGATACCCCTTCCATCCCAGATGTTATGTTCAGATATAGTATTCTAAATGACCGGATCGACCACTTGAATTCCGCTACAGATGTGGAGGGACCATCGAGCTCAAAAGTGTATCCTGATCTGAACAAGGTTGACCAGTTGGCATCTGAAACAGCTGAAGAAAAGTCTCTGACCCAAGATATTTCCATTCAGAATTCTCCCATCATTGACACCACCTGCCATGCAGATAGTGTTATGGCTAGATTTCACATTCTAAAATGCCGGGTTGAGAATTCAAATTCTGTAACATCTACAGATGTAGAGGAGCCATCAAGCATAGATGTTATTCCTGATCTGATCAACGTTGACAAATTGGTGCCTGAAGCAACTGAAGTGAAGGGTAGCCCAATCCCAGATGTTTCCACCCAGAATTCTCCTGTTTCAACCCTAAGCCGCCACACAGAAGATGTAGAATCTTCTGTCATGGCCAGATTCCATGTTCTTAAACACCGGATTGACAATGTGAATTCCATGGATGTGAAAAGGCAAGAATTTCCAGAGGTCTTCCATTTTGGATTTGCTGGTGAGAGTAAGCATAGGCCAATTATTAGAGACAAATCAGAGGATGGAAGTGTGGATGTAACACTGGCACCTGTCTTGCAGCACCACTCTGCCGACAGTTCTGAAGGCAGTTTAACTGTGAAGGAGTTCTATCTGTGTAAGGATGACCCAGTGATACAACCTTGTCAGTCCAACAGGCTTGGCGACCCACTTCCAGCAGGTTGGTTTGACACTACATCAGATTGGGAACATGTAATGAAGGAGGATTTTGAGGAGTAG